GTTTTTCAACTATTAGTTTTCCAAGCATATCGAAAACACGGACTTGATATTTTTCTGCCGGTGTTTTTAAATATACAAAATTCCTGAATGAATAAATCTGTGTTTCAGTCTTTTCAGCCGAAAAATTGGTTTCATCGTC
This genomic interval from Bacteroidota bacterium contains the following:
- a CDS encoding T9SS type A sorting domain-containing protein — its product is DDETNFSAEKTETQIYSFRNFVYLKTPAEKYQVRVFDMLGKLIVEKQIAGSTLNKIEMHTASGNYVIHLIGEKSISTEKVFINNP